Proteins co-encoded in one Lates calcarifer isolate ASB-BC8 linkage group LG17, TLL_Latcal_v3, whole genome shotgun sequence genomic window:
- the si:ch211-284e20.8 gene encoding fetuin-B: MSAYLLVLCLALLQQEGRATPDPPGCSSSEAVRVAEEALEQINQDRTNGYILGLNRLYDLSYTPAKEKDGSLYKLTIDVMETKCHITSRKPWKQCEVRDIADVPVYGECEVSAYVDTQVKLRNYSCVLREVSATAVVSVCPDCPTADNLNDPIIKETANLSLQRFNEESQLANYFTLENITKASSQWVVGPAYFVEFTIVETVCSKKTDASELSSCPPMDCQFAHRGFCKGSHVAIEDQFEIRPPVGKKDSSFQNRKPVDVKCELYEPQAAAVEEQAHAKADSGHTEHERHNHTHLHPHEHTHSATLTVSKTRGSLGTVVDRPVSPRSSPAASSCPGPQRHNLGIDRLKL; encoded by the exons ATGAGTGCATACCTGCTGGTCCTATGTTTGGCTTTGTtgcagcaggaaggaagagCAACACCAGAccctccaggctgcagcagctcagaggcgGTGAGAGTGGCAGAGGAGGCCCTGGAGCAGATCAACCAGGACCGGACAAACGGATACATCCTGGGCCTCAACAGACTGTACGACCTCTCTTACACGCCTGCAAAG gAGAAAGATGGGTCGCTCTACAAACTGACCATTGATGTCATGGAGACCAAATGCCACATCACCAGCAGGAAACCATGGAAACAATGTGAAGTCAGAGACATTGCTGATGTTCCA GTGTATGGAGAGTGTGAGGTATCTGCCTACGTTGACACTCAAGTCAAACTTCGAAACTACTCTTGTGTACTTCGTGAAG TTTCTGCTACTGCggtggtgtctgtgtgtccgGACTGTCCCACAGCTGATAATTTGAATGACCCCATCATCAAGGAGACAGCCaatctctctctgcagaggtTCAATGAAGAGAGCCAACTGGCCAACTACTTTACTCTGGAGAACATTACAAAAGCCAGTTCACAG tGGGTGGTTGGTCCAGCTTACTTTGTGGAGTTCACCATCGTGGAGACAGTGTgttcaaagaaaacagatgCCAGTGAACTGAGCAGCTGCCCACCTATGGACTGTCAGTTTGCT CATAGAGGCTTCTGTAAGGGCTCACACGTGGCCATTGAGGACCAGTTTGAGATCAGACCTCCTGTTGGAAAGAAGGACAGCTCATTTCAGAACAGGAAGCCTGTAGATGTGAAGTGTGAGCTCTACGAACCTCAG gctgctgctgtggaggagcAGGCCCACGCAAAAGCAGACAGTGGACACACTGAGCATGAGCgccacaaccacacacacctgcatccccatgagcacacacactcagccacacTTACTGTCTCCAAGACACGGGGCTCCCTCGGGACTGTGGTGGATCGGCCAGTCTCTCCCAGATCTTCCCCGGCAGCCAGCTCTTGCCCCGGCCCACAAAGGCACAATCTGGGGATTGACAGACTcaagctctga
- the fetub gene encoding fetuin B has protein sequence MKHCVLLSLLLALGCVHVRGAPVEKNNLEEGSCEDAFAQSAARQALTKINQDRQEGYIFTLHRLSNVHMRKHGENSVVFYLTLDVVETNCSVLSKKDWKTCEARPEEDVPVYGQCKVAIYISKMNRVVRLYKYNCVIRPVPVGRVTSRCPDCPVPIERGDAEVQKTVSLSMKKFNSDSGLANHFAVLNVTRATAGMALGMYYHVEYTIQETTCAKSSEAVTADKCPFMDCEFAHKGFCKGSLYTSPSDEDMISAECEIYEPEAAEREKKLHLLGGETDHSHNDTHTHSHDHDHAHATDQTHSHDHVHDHTKSHTHHDKTHQHADNSDHHHTHDHDAGSGHRHAHDHSHDHGHGHNHVHAHHAKAHNHSGDSPNHHHDYKHADGVHTHEHDHELALDHDHKHGHLHEHEHHHHHHSHEHETTAHDHPEGVVKVLPDVDQPVTLPSFPDVPAIGVTLPLKPDPEIPGEIEPIIKAFPTSVSAQCAAPAPQGTLVGILFTEDPMFKPAA, from the exons GAGGGGTCATGCGAAGACGCCTTTGCACAGAGTGCCGCACGACAGGCTCTCACCAAGATCAACCAGGACCGGCAGGAGGGCTACATCTTCACTCTGCACCGCCTGTCCAATGTGCACATGAGAAAACAT ggAGAGAATAGCGTGGTGTTCTACCTGACTCTGGATGTGGTGGAGACCAACTGCAGCGTTCTCAGCAAGAAGGACTGGAAGACCTGTGAGGCTCGGCCTGAAGAGGACGTGCCG GTATATGGACAGTGCAAAGTTGCCATCTACATCAGTAAGATGAACAGAGTGGTGCGTCTCTACAAATACAACTGTGTTATCAGACCAg TTCCTGTAGGTAGGGTGACTAGCCGTTGTCCTGACTGTCCAGTTCCTATCGAGAGGGGCGACGCTGAGGTTCAGAAGACTGTGTCCCTCTCCATGAAGAAGTTTAACAGTGACAGCGGGCTGGCCAATCATTTTGCTGTGCTCAATGTCACCCGTGCCACAGCCGGG ATGGCTTTGGGCATGTATTATCATGTGGAGTACACCATCCAGGAGACCACCTGTGCCAAGAGTTCAGAAGCAGTGACCGCTGATAAGTGTCCGTTCATGGACTGCGAGTTTGCT CACAAGGGCTTCTGTAAGGGATCTCTTTACACCTCTCCCAGTGATGAGGACATGATCAGTGCAGAGTGTGAGATCTATGAGCCGGAG gctgcagagagagagaagaagttGCACCTGCTGGGTGGAGAGACTGACCACAGCCACAacgatacacacacacatagtcatGACCATGACCATGCACATGCTACCGACCAGACACACTCACACGACCACGTGCACGACCACACCAAGAGCCACACTCATCATGACAAAACCCATCAGCACGCTGATAACAGTGACCACCACCACACTCACGACCATGATGCAGGTAGTGGTCACAGGCATGCTCACGATCACTCCCATGACCACGGGCACGGCCACAATCACGTGCACGCTCATCACGCCAAAGCACACAACCACAGCGGCGACTCACCCAACCACCACCACGACTACAAGCACGCTGATGGTGTGCACACCCACGAACACGACCACGAGCTCGCTCTGGACCATGACCACAAGCACGGTCACCTGCACGAGCACGagcaccaccaccatcaccacagcCATGAGCACGAGACTACAGCCCATGACCACCCAGAGGGTGTGGTGAAGGTGCTGCCCGACGTGGACCAGCCCGTTACTCTGCCTTCCTTCCCTGATGTCCCTGCCATCGGAGTCACGCTGCCCCTGAAGCCAGACCCCGAGATCCCTGGAGAGATAGAACCCATCATCAAGGCCTTCCCCACCTCAGTCTCAGCCCAATGTGCAGCCCCAGCGCCACAAGGCACCCTGGTGGGGATACTCTTCACTGAGGACCCCATGTTCAAACCAGCTGCATAA